Proteins encoded by one window of Pseudomonas tructae:
- a CDS encoding nitrilase family protein — protein MSSTLIQVACCQLAPQIGELKYNRERALQAIRSAAGQGAQVVVLPELVQSGYVFTDRNEALSLAETPSGETLRQWAALAAELDIVIVGGFCERTERDELYNSAALVDAEGVRAVYRKAHLWNDEKRIFSPGGQPPPVIDTRFGRIAVMICYDLEFPEWVRLPALAGAELLCAPVNWPDGPRPVGERPAEVVRVQANASVNRLYIAACDRNGHEREVDWVGGSVIVDANGYPLAGPLHEAPAGTQIIHARLDMSEARDKRISALNDVHRDRQPVLYD, from the coding sequence ATGAGTTCTACCCTGATACAGGTCGCCTGCTGCCAACTGGCGCCACAGATCGGCGAGCTGAAGTACAACCGCGAACGCGCCCTGCAGGCGATCCGCAGCGCCGCCGGGCAAGGTGCCCAGGTGGTGGTGCTGCCGGAGCTGGTACAAAGCGGCTACGTGTTCACCGACCGCAACGAGGCCCTGAGCCTGGCTGAAACCCCCAGCGGCGAAACCCTGCGCCAATGGGCAGCCCTGGCGGCGGAACTGGACATCGTCATCGTCGGCGGTTTTTGCGAGCGTACCGAGCGCGACGAGCTGTACAACAGCGCTGCCCTGGTGGATGCCGAGGGCGTGCGCGCGGTGTACCGCAAGGCGCATTTGTGGAACGACGAAAAACGCATCTTCAGCCCCGGCGGGCAACCGCCGCCGGTGATCGATACGCGCTTTGGGCGCATTGCCGTGATGATCTGCTACGACCTCGAGTTCCCCGAGTGGGTACGCCTGCCCGCCCTCGCCGGCGCCGAGTTGCTGTGCGCGCCGGTGAACTGGCCGGACGGCCCGCGGCCTGTGGGCGAGCGACCAGCAGAGGTGGTGCGGGTACAGGCCAATGCCTCGGTCAACCGTTTGTACATCGCCGCGTGCGATCGTAACGGCCACGAGCGCGAGGTGGATTGGGTCGGCGGTTCGGTGATTGTCGATGCCAATGGCTACCCACTGGCCGGGCCGCTGCACGAAGCGCCAGCAGGCACCCAGATCATCCATGCGCGGCTCGACATGAGCGAGGCGCGAGACAAGCGCATCAGCGCCCTGAACGATGTGCACCGGGATCGCCAACCGGTGCTGTACGACTGA
- a CDS encoding LysR family transcriptional regulator gives MDIELARTFLEIVRTGSLVSAAERLHVTQTAITARVQKLEQQLACQLFIRSRSGASLTADGEAFVVYANQLVQTWEAARRDLPLPEGCHQVLHIGGEVSLGNPMVLGWVSALHREMPGHAIRSEVSDGESLLHKVEMGVLDAVLVYQPTYGPGLQVEQLMEEKLIRIRRKDKPEPYVYIDWGQAFRRRHDAALPECARPALSFNLGPLALQYILEHGGSGYFRTRVVQAYLDSGVFERVPQAPEFTYPTYLVYARERDSEALQQALRVLREVVAGESDWSQRWDPVI, from the coding sequence ATGGATATCGAACTGGCCCGCACTTTCCTTGAAATTGTCCGCACCGGCAGCCTGGTGTCCGCCGCCGAACGCCTGCACGTCACCCAGACGGCCATCACCGCCCGGGTACAGAAGCTTGAGCAGCAGTTGGCCTGCCAGCTGTTCATCCGCAGCCGCAGCGGTGCCAGCCTCACCGCCGACGGCGAAGCCTTCGTGGTCTACGCCAACCAGCTGGTACAAACCTGGGAAGCTGCGCGACGCGACCTGCCCTTGCCTGAAGGCTGCCACCAGGTGCTGCACATCGGTGGCGAAGTCAGCCTCGGCAACCCCATGGTGCTAGGCTGGGTCAGCGCCCTGCACCGGGAAATGCCCGGCCATGCGATCCGCAGCGAAGTCAGCGACGGCGAGTCCTTGTTGCACAAGGTGGAAATGGGCGTGCTCGATGCCGTACTGGTCTACCAGCCCACCTACGGCCCGGGCCTGCAGGTGGAACAGCTGATGGAAGAAAAGCTCATCCGCATCCGCCGCAAGGACAAACCCGAACCCTACGTATACATCGACTGGGGCCAGGCCTTTCGCCGCCGCCACGACGCCGCCCTGCCCGAATGCGCGCGCCCGGCGCTGAGTTTCAACCTCGGGCCACTGGCGCTGCAGTACATCCTCGAACACGGCGGCAGCGGTTACTTCCGTACCCGGGTGGTGCAGGCGTACCTGGACAGCGGCGTGTTCGAACGCGTACCGCAAGCGCCGGAGTTCACCTACCCGACCTACCTGGTGTATGCCCGCGAACGCGACAGCGAGGCGTTGCAGCAGGCGCTCAGGGTGCTACGCGAAGTGGTCGCCGGCGAGAGTGACTGGTCACAGCGCTGGGACCCGGTGATCTGA
- a CDS encoding HPP family protein produces MSTRGLNNWFSRLLPAPLNIPPKEWLRAGVGALLGLFLAGLACSLAFGPTVALHLLGPLAASAVLLFAVHSGALAQPWPFIGSYASATAVGLVLHHCFGSALWVAALALGVAILVMCLLRCLHPPGGGVAVSVVLADSSLAVMGDQVFAPILLNALVLVAVAVIYNRLTGVRYPKTAAPRKDLHHTADVLPGERVGVSGEDLDQALEELGEFVDVTRDELERIIMATEQQALKRSLGGITAASVMSRDVQLATPQTSLQQAWQLLSSHHLHTLPVLDEERRLVGIVTLSDLVGPAMTQGRFSWRGLFGRRPEVLLEQIMSRPVITVRSDEPAVALIPLLSEQGLHCLPVLQGDALVGVVTQTDLIAGLKRQLLSQASGSDHRVPAL; encoded by the coding sequence ATGTCTACCCGTGGTCTGAACAACTGGTTCAGCCGGCTGCTGCCGGCCCCGCTGAATATCCCTCCCAAAGAATGGCTACGCGCAGGTGTCGGTGCGTTGCTCGGTCTGTTTCTCGCAGGCTTGGCCTGCAGCCTGGCCTTTGGCCCGACGGTGGCGCTGCATTTGCTCGGGCCGTTGGCGGCCTCGGCGGTGTTGTTGTTTGCTGTGCACTCCGGAGCGCTGGCGCAGCCCTGGCCATTTATTGGCAGCTATGCCAGCGCCACTGCGGTGGGGCTGGTGCTGCACCATTGCTTTGGTTCTGCCTTGTGGGTCGCAGCCCTGGCCCTGGGTGTGGCGATCCTGGTGATGTGCCTGCTGCGCTGCCTGCACCCGCCGGGTGGCGGGGTGGCGGTGAGTGTGGTGCTGGCGGACTCGTCGCTGGCGGTGATGGGCGACCAGGTGTTCGCGCCGATCCTGCTCAATGCCCTGGTGCTGGTGGCCGTGGCGGTGATCTACAACCGCCTGACCGGGGTGCGCTACCCCAAGACCGCCGCGCCGCGCAAAGACCTGCACCACACCGCTGATGTGCTGCCCGGGGAGCGCGTCGGCGTCAGTGGCGAGGACCTTGACCAGGCGCTGGAAGAGCTCGGCGAGTTTGTCGACGTCACCCGCGATGAGCTTGAACGCATCATCATGGCCACCGAGCAGCAGGCGCTCAAGCGCAGCCTGGGCGGGATTACCGCCGCTTCGGTGATGTCGCGGGATGTGCAACTGGCCACGCCGCAAACCAGTTTGCAGCAGGCCTGGCAGTTGTTGTCGAGCCACCATCTGCACACCTTGCCGGTACTCGATGAAGAAAGGCGCCTGGTGGGGATCGTCACGTTGAGCGACCTGGTCGGGCCGGCTATGACCCAGGGACGTTTCAGCTGGCGCGGGTTGTTCGGGCGCAGGCCCGAGGTGCTGCTGGAGCAGATCATGAGCCGACCGGTGATTACCGTGCGCAGTGATGAGCCTGCGGTGGCGCTGATTCCGTTGCTCAGTGAGCAGGGCCTGCATTGCTTGCCGGTGTTGCAAGGGGACGCGCTGGTGGGGGTGGTGACCCAGACCGATCTGATAGCCGGGCTCAAGCGCCAGTTGTTGAGTCAGGCGAGCGGCTCAGATCACCGGGTCCCAGCGCTGTGA